A genomic stretch from Telopea speciosissima isolate NSW1024214 ecotype Mountain lineage chromosome 7, Tspe_v1, whole genome shotgun sequence includes:
- the LOC122667265 gene encoding protein FAR1-RELATED SEQUENCE 6-like has translation MEVDSLNSAALFEDEGNGMSKNCDRTGSDGHHDVENERKEPVPPCVGMEFDSYDAAYDFYNCYAKELGFGTRVRCSWFNKKNREKCGAVLCCSREGFKQKCDTTRPRADTRTGCPALLRLRLMDSGNWRVTEVSLEHNHLLSPANIQLYRSHKNFGAGVKRKCQLDYKGIQTNNLYQVLPLDVLGYESIPLDEREALHCADPSIRLKLKEGDAQALSKFFCRMQLMIPNFFCLMDHNNEGHLRNVFWADARSRTAYHYFGEVVAVDTACLTSNYEIPLVSFLGVNHHGQLVLLGCGLLASETGHAKSSQFSISNILSSSFCCHITQKVPEKLRELGEYEAIKRALSRAVYDSLRMHEFENAIGRI, from the exons ATGGAAGTGGATTCTCTCAATAGTGCAGCGTTGTTTGAGGATGAAGGCAATGGTATGTCAAAAAATTGTGACAGAACAGGTTCTGATGGTCATCATGATGTGGAAAATGAAAGGAAGGAACCTGTCCCACCATGTGTAGGAATGGAATTTGACTCGTATGATGCTGCTTATGACTTCTACAATTGTTATGCTAAGGAACTGGGATTTGGCACTAGAGTTAGATGCTCATGGTTTAACAAAAAGAATAGAGAGAAATGTGGTGCCGTACTCTGTTGCAGTAGGGAAGGTTTCAAACAGAAGTGCGACACAACGCGTCCAAGAGCAGACACAAGAACTGGTTGTCCAGCTTTGCTGAGACTAAGGTTAATGGACTCTGGAAATTGGAGAGTGACTGAAGTGAGTCTTGAACATAACCATTTACTTAGTCCAGCCAATATACAACTTTATAGATCACATAAAAACTTTGGTGCTGGAGTCAAAAGAAAATGTCAGTTAGATTATAAAGGAATTCAAACAAATAACTTGTATCAAGTGCTTCCCCTGGATGTATTGGGTTATGAAAGCATACCTTTAGATGAAAGAGAGGCCTTGCATTGTGCTGATCCAAGCATAAGGTTAAAGCTGAAAGAAGGAGATGCACAAGctctttcaaaatttttttgccGCATGCAATTGATGATCCCAAATTTCTTTTGCTTGATGGATCACAACAATGAAGGACATTTAAGGAATGTGTTCTGGGCTGATGCTAGGTCTCGGACAGCTTATCATTACTTTGGTGAGGTTGTTGCAGTTGACACTGCATGCTTGACAAGCAACTATGAGATACCATTGGTGTCATTTCTTGGAGTAAATCACCATGGGCAGTTAGTGTTATTGGGTTGTGGTTTGCTTGCAAGTGAGACA GGCCATGCAAAGAGCAGTCAATTTAGCATTTCCAACATCTTGTCATCATCTTTCTGTTGCCACATCACGCAGAAGGTTCCGGAGAAATTGAGAGAACTGGGTGAGTATGAAGCAATCAAACGTGCATTGAGTAGAGCTGTTTATGACTCTTTGAGAATGCATGAATTCGAAAATGCTATTGGGAGGATATGA
- the LOC122669205 gene encoding protein FAR1-RELATED SEQUENCE 6-like, translated as MEEVSLNSEPLSEDECNESVMERDFAITECGGQKGSTLRNKELVPPFVGMEFDFYDDVYNYYNCYAKELGFGIRVKSSWCREKNKEKYAAVICCSREGFKKKRETNRLRPETRTGCPAMIRVKLMDSKKWKVMEVSLEHNHLITPASVLFYKSHKSTGVGTKRKPLLDSEVELQANKLLQTFGLDVWNQENSSFDDRDALWFLDQDVQLKIREGDAKHISNFFCRMQLMKPNFFYLMDLNNGGNLRNVFWADPRSRAAYHYFGDVVAVDTTYLANKYEIPLVAFVGVNHHGQYVLLGCGLVVGETVESYFWLFKAWATCMLGRAPSVIVTDHCRAMRRAIDAVFPRTHNHISLWHITQKFPDKLKELCEYESIKSSFDKAVYDSLRVNDFETAWGDMIQRYGIGNNEWIQMLYEDRERWVPAYSKDVFLAGMSTTQRNGSMHAFFDGFVNRQTSLKEFLDKYELFLQKKLQKESRADFESMHFIPVLKTKCCFESQLSKVYTNDIFKKFQFEVEEMFSCFNTTQVHVDGLINVYVVKERAESEGGRRDIRDYEVLYIAAKVEVHCICNLFNFKGYLCRHALTVLNHNGVVEIPLQYILPRWRKDFKHMHIPDYESNNFDAKLQWCENLYKRAIQVLDEGIRSQEHYKVALQSLEELLDKVRHL; from the coding sequence ATGGAAGAAGTTTCTCTTAATAGTGAGCCATTGTCTGAAGATGAGTGTAATGAGTCTGTGATGGAGAGAGATTTTGCAATAACAGAATGTGGTGGTCAAAAAGGTTCCACCCTAAGGAATAAGGAGCTTGTGCCACCTTTTGTGGGAATGGAGTTTGATTTTTATGATGATGTTTACAACTATTACAATTGCTATGCTAAGGAACTGGGATTTGGCATCAGAGTAAAGAGTTCATGGtgtagagaaaaaaataaagagaagtatGCTGCAGTAATTTGTTGTAGTAGAGAAGGTTTTAAAAAGAAACGAGAAACAAACCGTTTAAGGCCAGAAACAAGAACTGGTTGCCCAGCAATGATTAGGGTTAAGTTAATGGACTCTAAAAAGTGGAAAGTGATGGAAGTTAGTCTCGAGCACAACCATTTAATTACTCCAGCTAGTGTGCTATTCTATAAATCTCATAAGAGCACAGGTGTTGGAACCAAAAGGAAACCGCTTTTAGATAGTGAGGTTGAATTACAAGCAAATAAGTTGTTGCAAACATTTGGCCTAGACGTGTGGAATCAAGAAAACTCAAGTTTTGATGATAGAGATGCCTTGTGGTTTTTGGATCAGGATGTGCAACTGAAGATTAGGGAAGGAGATGCAAAAcacatttcaaatttcttttgtcGTATGCAGTTGATGAAGCCAAACTTCTTTTACTTGATGGATCTCAATAATGGAGGAAACTTGAGGAATGTTTTCTGGGCTGATCCCAGGTCTCGAGCTGCATATCATTACTTTGGTGATGTTgttgcagttgacaccacctatTTAGCGAACAAATATGAGATACCATTAGTAGCATTTGTTGGGGTGAACCACCATGGACAATATGTTTTATTGGGTTGTGGTCTGGTTGTGGGTGAGACAGTCGAGTCATACTTTTGGTTGTTCAAGGCATGGgctacatgcatgttagggcgTGCACCATCTGTTATAGTCACGGACCATTGTAGGGCCATGCGAAGAGCAATTGATGCGGTATTCCCAAGAACCCATAATCATATTTCTTTGTGGCACATTACGCAAAAATTTCCAGATAAACTGAAAGAATTATGTGAATATGAATCAATTAAAAGTTCATTTGACAAAGCAGTCTACGATTCTTTGAGGGTGAATGATTTTGAAACAGCTTGGGGTGATATGATCCAGAGATATGGAATTGGGAATAATGAATGGATTCAGATGTTGTATGAAGACCGTGAACGATGGGTTCCAGCCTATTCAAAGGATGTGTTTCTTGCTGGTATGTCCACTACCCAACGAAATGGGAGCATGCATGCATTTTTTGATGGATTTGTGAATAGACAGACTTCCTTGAAGGAGTTCCTTGACAAGTATGAATTATTCCTACAGAAGAAGCTTCAGAAAGAATCCAGAGCAGATTTTGAGTCGATGCATTTCATCCCTGTCTTGAAGACAAAATGCTGTTTTGAATCACAGCTCTCCAAAGTGTATACAAATGATATCTTTAAGAAGTTCCAGTTTGAGGTTGAGGAGATGTTCTCATGCTTTAATACAACACAAGTCCATGTTGATGGACTCATTAATGTGTACGTTGTTAAAGAACGTGCTGAGAGTGAGGGCGGTAGGAGGGATATTAGGGACTATGAAGTTCTATACATTGCAGCTAAAGTGGAGGTCCATTGCATTTGCAATTTGTTCAACTTCAAAGGTTATCTTTGTAGACATGCGCTGACTGTCCTTAACCATAATGGTGTGGTTGAGATCCCTTTGCAGTATATTCTTCCGCGGTGGCGAAAGGATTTTAAGCACATGCATATTCCAGATTATGAATCCAACAATTTTGATGCCAAACTGCAATGGTGTGAGAATTTATACAAACGCGCCATTCAAGTTCTCGATGAAGGAATCAGATCTCAGGAACATTACAAAGTTGCTCTGCAATCTTTGGAAGAGTTGTTGGATAAGGTTCGTCATTTATAG